A genomic segment from Sciurus carolinensis chromosome 1, mSciCar1.2, whole genome shotgun sequence encodes:
- the Gadd45a gene encoding growth arrest and DNA damage-inducible protein GADD45 alpha — protein sequence MTLEEFSAGEQKTERMDKVGDALEEVLSKALSQRTITVGVYEAAKLLNVDPDNVVLCLLAADEDDDRDVALQIHFTLIQAFCCENDINILRVSNPGRLAELLLLETDASPTTSEGAAQPPDLHCVLVTNPHSSQWKDPALSQLICFCRESRYMDQWVPVINLPER from the exons ATGACTTTGGAGGAATTCTCGGCTGGAGAGCAGAAGACCGAAAG GATGGACAAGGTGGGCGATGCCCTGGAGGAAGTGCTCAGCAAAGCCCTGAGTCAGCGCACCATCACCGTAGGGGTGTACGAGGCGGCCAAGCTGCTCAACGT CGACCCGGATAATGTGGTTCTGTGCCTGCTGGCGGCAGACGAGGACGAcgatagggatgtggctctgcAGATCCACTTCACTCTGATCCAGGCGTTCTGTTGTGAGAACGACATCAACATCCTGCGCGTCAGCAACCCGGGCCGGCTGGCGGAGCTCCTACTGCTGGAAACAGACGCGAGCCCAACTACGAGCGAGGGCGCAGCGCAGCCCCCGGACCTGCACTGCGTGCTGGTTACG AATCCACATTCATCACAATGGAAGGATCCTGCTTTAAGTCAACTTATTTGTTTCTGCCGGGAAAGTCGCTACATGGATCAGTGGGTTCCAGTGATTAATCTCCCTGAACGGTGA